The window tgcacaattggcccagcgtagttGAGGTTTGGCTGggttgaatttgttcttaaaacttcttcgggatcggtgtcccgtccTAGGGACGGTTGAGcaaatgtaggctaatgcgactAGCATGAAGTTCTAAGTAACAAGagaatttcccaggacatagacatatctgatattgacagaaagcttaaattcttgttaatctaactgcactgtccaatttacagtagctattacagtgaacgaataccatgctattgttggAGAGTGcataattttgaacatgaaaagttattaattaaCAAATTAggaacatttgggcagtcttgagaCAAAcattaacagaaatgcaatggttcattggatcagtcttaaACGTTGCacatactgccatctagtggccaaaatcaaaatttcacctgggctggaataatacattatggcctttctcttgcatttcaaagatgatggtacaaaaaaaatacaaaataatgtgTTTTTTTCCTTATCTTTTGCCAGATctattgttatattctcctacattcctttcacatttccacaaagtttttttctttcaaatggtaccacgaatatgcatatcattactTCAGGGCCTTAGCTATAGGCAGTTAGATTTCAGTATTTCATTTTAAGCAAAAAATTGGGggaaaaggggcggatccttaagaggttctgtaaccgacttgcctagttaaataaatgtaaatacatttgctTGCTTCGACCAGTGTTAAGCTGTGCTTGAAGCTGTTGCACTGTGAGCCACCTATCATGCAAGCTGTTAAATCTCAAACAATACTGTCCAAATAATGCTTAAGAGGGTGTATGTagtaactagaggtcgaccgattaatcggaatggccgatttaattagggccgatttttcAAGTTTTcttaacaatcggaaatcagtatttttggatgccgatttttgccttttttttttattagattttttttaacaactttatttaacgaggcaagtccgttaagaacacattcttattttcaatgacggcctaggaacggtgggttaactgccttgttcaggggcaaaacgacagacctaaccctaccttgtcagctcagggattcaatctcgCAACCTTAGTTAActtgtccaatgctctaaccacctgcctcatgaggagcctgcctgttaagCGAATgtagtaagaagccaaggtaagttgctagctagcattgaacttatcttataaaaaacaatcaatcaatcataatcactagttataactaactacacatggttgatgatattactagtttatctagcgtgtcctgcgttgcatataatcgatacgGTGTGCATTTGCGAAAAAGGACtagttgctccaacgtgtacctaaccataaacatcaatgcctttcttacacggaagtatatatttttaaacctgcatatttagctaaaagaaaggttagcaggcaatcttaaccaggtgaaattgtcacttctcttgtgttcattgcacgcagagtcagggtatttgcaacagtttgggctgcctggctcattgcgaactaatttgccagaattttacgacattatgacataacattgaatgttgtgcaatgtaacagcaatattaagacttagggatgccatccattagataaaatacggaccggttccgtatttcactgaaactataatttcgaaaacaaaacgtttattgtttatggattcgaccatattaatgacctaaggttcgtatttctgtgtgttatgttataattaagtatgatttgatagagcagtctgactgagcgatggtaggcaccagcaggctcgtaagcactcattcaaacagcactttagtgcgttttgccagcagctcttcgcaatgcttcaaatgtcacttgctctgagacttggagtagttgttccccttgccctgcatgggtaacgctgcttccaGGGTGGCTgctgttgtgttcctggttcgagcccaggtagcggcTAGGTGAGGGACGGAAgcttatactgttacactggcaatactaaagtgtataaaggtatatgaaatacaaatcgtatagagaaatagtcctataattcctataactacaacctaaaacttcttacctgggaatattgaagactaattttaaaaggaaccaccagctttcatatgttctcatgttctgagcaaggaacttaaacgttagctttcttacatggcacatattgcacttttactttcttctccaacactttttttttgcattatttaaacaaaattgaacatgtttcattgtttatttgaggtatttgatgtattatattaagttaaaataagagTTAATTCAGTATTCTTGTaactgtcattattacaaataaattaaaaaaattggccgatttaatcggtaacggcttttttggtcctccaataatcggtatcggcgttgaaaaatcataatcggttgaccacTAGTAGGAACACAGTCTGTTCCAACACTGCTTTTATACAGACAGAGGTTTTGTAAGTAGTCAACAAAAGTTGGGACACCTGTAGGAATTGTTAGCATCAACTTTCAAGGCTTAATTTACTTCAATTGCTGCAGAACAGCTGTACATTGTTTTTCTGTAACCTaaacttttttaaatttattaACCTCTGGCAGCTTACTGCTTATCTTTGTACCATTTCAGGTTATTCATTGGACTTGAACTGCTTAAATTTCAAAACTGGAAAAATGggggtgttctaaaacttttgggCGTTTTTGTGtgatttatatatatttgtattttttattgataacttttttttttgcttCTTGGGCCCCCATGGGCCTTGGCCTGGTATCACATTGTTAGTAAAATGTTGGTATTGTGACAACCCCACTCTGATAATGTATACagattttgtgtgtgtttctgtgcccCTTTTTGGGCCCTTaccagtttgcatccctgaaATATAGGTATGTATGTTGCTTTGTTTTATGCCATTAATGGTTAATAGATGTGTCTGTAGggtaaatgtattacatttttccCAAACCCCTTATTTTGAAGACCTTTTGTCATTTTTGTGTTTGTAGAAAAGGACTTCCTGGACTTGCTTCCTTTGAGCCAACAGTGCACAGAGGAAGAAGACAAATTACTTCACTTCCTGTTTGAGAATAAATTGAAGAAGGTACGTCCACTGTTATCCTCCATGTCAGGACATCAGTTGAGTTCAGATTCCTATGTTAAGTTTCAGTATTTTACATTTGTCATGTGCAATGTTGATCACTATGTTGTTTCTTTGTTGGAATACACAGGTCATCATGTCACTTTGGATTTTGCCCTATAGTTCAGAATGAACCATATGATTATTTTCTAAATATTACAATCACTCATATTTGGTTAATATTGGTTGTCTACAGTTGCCCCTAACAATGCCGATAATCTCTCTGATTTTACTAAAGTTACGTGGTCATTTGTCTCAAATTAGAGTTGATGGTGCTTTTGTTCCAATTTCACATTTGTTTCCCCCTCGCTTTCTCCACTTTTttttctccatccatccatcctttcctctttccttccctcagTATAACAAACCCAGTGATATGGTGGTCCCAGAGATGGTCAACGGTCTCCAGGACAATTTGGACGTGGTGGTCTCCCTTGCTGAGAGGCATTATTACAACTGTGACTTCAAAATGTGCTACAAACTCACTTCCATGTAAGTTTGGTAACTAACCGCTGGCCCACCTTAACCTTTTTACTACAAATTGAGATTTGTTGGCAGTCTGCAAGCGTTAACTGGCCAATCTTAACTTGTTGTGATATTCGTATAGGTTTGTTAGTGGAATATTCTCGGCTCGGCTCAGTTGTGTAAAAAGGATATACATTTCACACGCATCATTTGGTCCTGTCTGTAAAACGTGAATGTTTTGTGTTTCTTCAAGGGTGATGGTGAAAGACCCATTCCATGCCAACTGTCTACCTGTtcatataggaacactggtggaACTCAGCAAAGCAAATGGTAAGACCGTTGAAGCTCTTAAGTTTGGTTATTCATACATGTGAAAGATACATTTAACATCTGAATGTGTACCATGATTCTCCTCTTTTTACTACCACAGAACTGTTTTACCTTTCGCACAGGCTTGTGGACTTGTATCCCAACAACCCAGTAAGTATAATccctgccctatatagtgcaaagTGTTGCCTGCTCTGCTATGAATACACCCTCCCCCATCTTGCCATTCCACATATCCAAGCTCTGATTGGTACGGTATGTTTTCTTTtgtgtgtattttattttttgacTATTAGACAAATGGTAAACGTTGTTTTCATCCAGGTCTCTTGGTTTGCTGTGGGATGCTACTATCTAATGGTTGGTCACAAAAATGAACACGCGCGTAGATATCTCAGGTACCAGATATCATGTTTTTCTTATCACCAAGTGTATTTTATATTCAGCAGTCAGACATTGATATTGTAAATTAAAATATTTTGATTCACTTGCTGCTGAATCAAATCTACAAATTTCAAAGtattataaaaaaaacataattgaTTATCATTCACTCAGACTAGAATATCTCTCTTATTTACACTATGTTCCTTATGCTCTCTCCCACAGCAAGGCGACCACTCTGGAGCGGACGTACGGTCCGGCATGGATCGCCTACGGTCACTCGTTTGCAGTGGAGAGTGAACACGACCAGGCCATGGCTGCCTACTTCACTGCTGCTCAACTGATGAAGGGGTATGTACTGTTATTGTACCCAGACACAACACCACACATCCACAGAACAGGTCTGTCACGTGCTGAAAAGCAATATTGAACATGAACACATTTGTTAGCGTCTGTTCAAAGATGTATCTTGCTAAAAGCAGGTGTGCCTTAGTCATTGAAAACATGTAATGTACAGTATCATAACAAATATATAATAGCATGTACCTTCACAACCTTGCCCATTAGACTTGACCCCTAACCCTTGCTCTCATCTCTCTTGTCCAGATGTCATCTCCCCATGTTGTACATAGGGCTGGAGTACGGTCTTACAAACAACTCTAAACTGGCCGAGCGCTTCTTCAGCCAGGCCCTGAGCATAGCACCAGAAGACCCCTTTGTCATGCATGAGGTGGCCGTTGTGGCCTTTCAGAATGGagagtgagtcacacacacaaatacatagaGATAATGTGTATGCAAACACCCACACATTGGGAAAACGTACATATGTGCATACTCACACACGTACACCCAAGAGGATATATAGCATACACTGTAATACCCTCACGTGCTCACatactacactgagtgtacaaagcattaggaacacctccctaatattgagtttctaCCCCTgttaccctcagaacagcctcaatttgtcgggcatggactctacatggTGTCGAAAGcagtccacagggatgctggcccttgttgactccaatgctttccacatttgtgtcaagttggctggatgtcctttgggtggtggaccattcttgggaCACACAGGaatctgttgagcgtgaaaaacacagctgtgttgcagttcttgacacacacaaaccggtgcacctgggcacctactaccataccgtGTTCAAAGACaccttaaatattttgtcttgcccattcaccctctgaagggCACACACCCGCAATCcgtgtctcaattgtttcaaggcttaaaaatctttctttaaactgtctccttcccttcatcacTGATttatgaagtggatttaacaagtgacattaaaaggatcaaagctttcacctggtcagtctatgtcatggaaatacatttaacaAACTCTGCAATACACTTGAGGGCTCTCATCATAGCCATTAGCAAATGGGTTAGAAGAGTGTTCTCCTAACGATGGGTTTAAACCCACAGGTAGGGCCACGAATGATTTGGTTTGGGTCGTGACGATAAACATGGATTCTGCCTATTTATTGAGGTTTAGCTGCACCTGGCCACGCCTCCATCATAGTTGCTGGAACCGTGCCGGAAAGGACCATTTGTAAAGAAAAAATCTGTGCTGGCACCGTATGGTTCGGGTTGACACTATAGTGTGTGTGAAAGGGTACTTAagccttattttttttatttgttcatGTGTTGGGTTTGATTGTGCTGAAATGTGCTCAATTCTGCCATTTTCAGCTGGAAAACAGCCGAGAAGTTGTTCCTGGACGCAATGGACAAGATCAAAGCCATTGGGAATGAGGTAGCTGATCCTTTGACTCGACTAACTCTAGCCCCACATGTACCGTGTCATACGCCattcttacattttttttttagaacTTCTTAAGAAGAACTGGCAGCCAGTGTGGTAGCTGTGTGTTTTATTTTCAATGCAAAAATTCCTCTTTTAGTAAAAGTTGTGTTTTCTTCCAGGTAACAGTGGACAAGTGGGAGCCACTCCTGAACAACCTGGGTCACGTATGTCGAAAACTGAAGTGAGTATAAAGATCCTCCGCAAGTATTTACTCATCAGGACACCAGAGGGGTATGTCACGAAGCAGGATGGGGTTGCGAGCTCACTTTGGTTTATTCTGAATTCAACTTGGGATAACTATTGTCATGAAGGGGTCAacaccttttagccaggtaaattaCTAGGGTAACTGTTGGACTCTGGGTTTTCCATGTGCGACATGCACACGCAGTTACAAGCCTGGTTTGAATTAGTGGAAGCTGTTGGATAAATATCCACCTTTGTGAACTGGAATGTGGTGTTAACTGAAGCTAGTTAGCCTAAACTAATCCAGAATATTTCTAGTTGGCTTGTGACACACCCCTTTTGAGGGGATGGAACTGAACAGAATGGAAGTTCTGACTGGCATATGCAGTATCTCTGTATCTCCTATGACATCATTGTTGTTGTCCTGTCCTTGTTCTCATCTCACTTATAAGTTCAGGATTAGGTAGTTAGACAGGCAGGCATTTCTCTGTTGTCTCCCAGGTACCTGATAAAGCATTGTTAAAGGACAGGGATCCAAACATTTTCCTGAGTGGTATTTCAGGAGGAGAGTCTGAGGTGATGAaagggaaaaaaagaaagaagaaatGTGTCTTTGTTGGAAATGGAATACTGTAGAATCACCAGGAAATACGTTCAAACTGATTTAAATGTAAGAAATATTTTCCCATTCATAATGGAGAGAAATGTAAGCAAGGCTTGAAGTTATTGATTTATTCAAACACATCTGTTTAGGCTTCTTACAGTCAATtggcagtctacaaatgatttgtaattatgttctggcccccagACCATCCGCTGAAAAATAAAATCGgcctgcggctgaatctagttgatgatccctaaCTTACTGTATCTATCTTTTTCTTTCTCCTCGCACTATTTTCAAAGACACGCATTTGCTCTTCTCCAGTCCTTCTGTATAAGTAGGAATCATTGAGTATTAATGCACAGATCTGTTAATGAATAATGCATAGTAGCCACTAAGCAGATCTAGAGAGGCTTTGCAGTGCAAGTGGCTGTTTTGAAAATGTTTGGGTACTTCATATCTAAAGGGGCACCTTTGGAAATCCACACCTTGCAGTTAATGCGTGTTTTTATTTTAATGAAGGCTTCTTAACAGGATTGCAGTGTTCACTGATCTATTAAATTAATCAGTTGGTAAAGCCCTGCAAACAACATGCACATGGTTCCGTAATTGATTTGTTCAAGAGATGATGGGATGTTTTCCTATGTGGTGACTTTGATTATGGTAAAATATTGAGCCATTAATTGAACCTGAGTGGAGTGAGAGGCAGGGTTTGCAGTTTTGGGACTATTCaattggttccattgtgccaaTCTCAATCAAGAACTGCTAATAATTATAATATTAATAATTAATTTCTTTGGAAATCACTTCTCACACCCAAGgtgcaaattattatttttttgtatatatacttctgttcaaaagtttggggtcacttagaaatttccaggttttgaaagaaaagctttttttttttttgtccattaaaatatcaaattgatcagaaatacagtgtagacattgttaatgtcctaaatgtctattgtagctagaaactgcagatttttaatggaatatctacataggagtacagaggcccatttatcagcaacaatcactcctgtgttccaatggcacattgtgttggctaatccaagtttatcattttaaaaggctcctgcgttgtcttcgctgtgttcttgggtcgttgtcctgttggaaagtgaaccgtCACCCAAGTCTGATAACCTGCTGCAGAGCACTTAGGActtcaaggacctctctgtactttctccgttcatcactccctctcttgactagtctccaagtccctgtcgctgaagaacatccccacagcatgatgctgccaccatcatgcttcaccgtagggacggtgccaggtttcctccagacgtgacgtttggcattcaggccaaagggttcaatcaaactccaagtgggctgttgtggcttttgctgaggagtggcttccatcgtgaattgctacagagatggttgtccttctggaaggttctcccatcttcacagaggaactct of the Oncorhynchus clarkii lewisi isolate Uvic-CL-2024 chromosome 3, UVic_Ocla_1.0, whole genome shotgun sequence genome contains:
- the LOC139396125 gene encoding cell division cycle protein 16 homolog isoform X3 — its product is MNLDRLRKRVRHYIDQQQYQSALFWADKIASLSHEDPQDIYWLAQCLYLTSQYHRASHALRSRKLDKLYGACQYLAARCHYAAKEFQQALDILDMEEPTSKKLLDRSVKENRIQESDWEMTPASINSSICLLRGKIYDAMDNRPLATSSYKEALKLDVYCFEAFDLLTSHHMLTAQEEKDFLDLLPLSQQCTEEEDKLLHFLFENKLKKYNKPSDMVVPEMVNGLQDNLDVVVSLAERHYYNCDFKMCYKLTSMVMVKDPFHANCLPVHIGTLVELSKANELFYLSHRLVDLYPNNPVSWFAVGCYYLMVGHKNEHARRYLSKATTLERTYGPAWIAYGHSFAVESEHDQAMAAYFTAAQLMKGCHLPMLYIGLEYGLTNNSKLAERFFSQALSIAPEDPFVMHEVAVVAFQNGETASICRAWTLHGVESSPQGCWPLLTPMLSTFVSSWLDVLWVVDHSWDTQESVEREKHSCVAVLDTHKPVHLGTYYHTVFKDTLNILSCPFTL